In Vanacampus margaritifer isolate UIUO_Vmar chromosome 9, RoL_Vmar_1.0, whole genome shotgun sequence, the following proteins share a genomic window:
- the spaca6 gene encoding sperm acrosome membrane-associated protein 6 isoform X1 — protein MLKEHRQLWRDWCTVYFPRRHMTLHLHRRGSEHSPFGFPVIGGCFSLSLQIQCRLSVGCVQCLVKTWDIATVCELYEIDKNKGKYAGNCYKALDRLFNNNLDVIDAGKVGKGHVNSLTDIMNELFLNLKTKKSVWEKDLQAVAKHFIAEASKLPRGKCIGPCGYQEGQYSCVTCKIDSCDFPLDCPVQSITAAEDASIKILCDVKFPLPQDKKILKVWKYAEKMKTQQVELFEELMEETDNVYFIPSASVSDEGTYQCEIFSNRISMVRVYYYLTVTPHVVTGHSELHDIFQLSLLPGGKLHVDYDGMHIHPTTPPLSRTLIAICFTSLLLLLILSLGVMIMWKRSGIERIRRNEEL, from the exons ATGCTGAAGGAGCACAG GCAGCTGTGGCGCGATTGGTGCACGGTGTATTTTCCGAGAAG acacatGACTTTGCATTTGCACCGTCgagggagtgaacacagcccaTTTGGCTTCCCAGTCATTGGGGGTTGCTTCTCACTGTCCCTTCAAATTCAGTGCAG GCTGTCCGTGGGCTGCGTTCAATGCTTGGTAAAGACGTGGGACATTGCTACAGTGTGCGAGCTCTATGAAATTGACAAGAATAAGGGAAAATACGCTGGCAATTGCTACAAAGCTTTAGACCGCCTGTTCAACAACAATCTCGATGTGATCGACGCCGGCAAAGTCG GAAAAGGCCATGTGAACAGTTTGACGGACATCATGAACGAGCTCTTTCTTAATCTAAAGACGAAAA AGAGTGTTTGGGAAAAGGACCTGCAGGCagtggccaaacatttcatCGCTGAAGCCTCCAAATTGCCTCGAG gcaAATGCATCGGCCCATGCG GGTATCAAGAAGGCCAATACAGCTGTGTAACTTGCAAAATTGATTCCTGCGATTTTCCTCTTGACTGCCCGG ttcaaagcATAACAGCGGCAGAGGACGCGTCGATTAAAATATTGTGCGACGTGAAATTTCCATTACCCCAAGATAAGAAAATCTTGAAGGTCTGGAAATATGCAGAGAAA ATGAAAACTCAGCAGGTGGAGCTGTTTGAAGAATTGATGGAAGAAACGGACAACGTGTACTTCATCCCATCCGCCAGCGTGTCGGACGAGGGCACCTACCAGTGTGAGATCTTCTCCAATCGCATCTCCATGGTCAGAGTTTACTACTATCTCACAG TGACCCCCCACGTAGTGACGGGCCATTCCGAGCTGCACGATATATTTCAGCTGTCTCTGCTCCCAGGAGGGAAGCTACACGTTGACTATGATGGGATGCACATACACCCCACTACGCCACCCCTATCACGCACGCTCATTGCCATCTGCTTTACATCTTTGCTGCTCCTCCTTATCCTCTCCTTGGG GGTGATGATTATGTGGAAAAGAAGTGGCATTGAACGCATCAGGCGAAATGAAGAACTGTGA
- the spaca6 gene encoding sperm acrosome membrane-associated protein 6 isoform X3 has product MLKEHRQLWRDWCTVYFPRRHMTLHLHRRGSEHSPFGFPVIGGCFSLSLQIQCRLSVGCVQCLVKTWDIATVCELYEIDKNKGKYAGNCYKALDRLFNNNLDVIDAGKVGKGHVNSLTDIMNELFLNLKTKKSVWEKDLQAVAKHFIAEASKLPRGKCIGPCGYQEGQYSCVTCKIDSCDFPLDCPVQSITAAEDASIKILCDVKFPLPQDKKILKVWKYAEKMKTQQVELFEELMEETDNVYFIPSASVSDEGTYQCEIFSNRISMEGSYTLTMMGCTYTPLRHPYHARSLPSALHLCCSSLSSPWG; this is encoded by the exons ATGCTGAAGGAGCACAG GCAGCTGTGGCGCGATTGGTGCACGGTGTATTTTCCGAGAAG acacatGACTTTGCATTTGCACCGTCgagggagtgaacacagcccaTTTGGCTTCCCAGTCATTGGGGGTTGCTTCTCACTGTCCCTTCAAATTCAGTGCAG GCTGTCCGTGGGCTGCGTTCAATGCTTGGTAAAGACGTGGGACATTGCTACAGTGTGCGAGCTCTATGAAATTGACAAGAATAAGGGAAAATACGCTGGCAATTGCTACAAAGCTTTAGACCGCCTGTTCAACAACAATCTCGATGTGATCGACGCCGGCAAAGTCG GAAAAGGCCATGTGAACAGTTTGACGGACATCATGAACGAGCTCTTTCTTAATCTAAAGACGAAAA AGAGTGTTTGGGAAAAGGACCTGCAGGCagtggccaaacatttcatCGCTGAAGCCTCCAAATTGCCTCGAG gcaAATGCATCGGCCCATGCG GGTATCAAGAAGGCCAATACAGCTGTGTAACTTGCAAAATTGATTCCTGCGATTTTCCTCTTGACTGCCCGG ttcaaagcATAACAGCGGCAGAGGACGCGTCGATTAAAATATTGTGCGACGTGAAATTTCCATTACCCCAAGATAAGAAAATCTTGAAGGTCTGGAAATATGCAGAGAAA ATGAAAACTCAGCAGGTGGAGCTGTTTGAAGAATTGATGGAAGAAACGGACAACGTGTACTTCATCCCATCCGCCAGCGTGTCGGACGAGGGCACCTACCAGTGTGAGATCTTCTCCAATCGCATCTCCATG GAGGGAAGCTACACGTTGACTATGATGGGATGCACATACACCCCACTACGCCACCCCTATCACGCACGCTCATTGCCATCTGCTTTACATCTTTGCTGCTCCTCCTTATCCTCTCCTTGGG GGTGA
- the spaca6 gene encoding sperm acrosome membrane-associated protein 6 isoform X4, giving the protein MLKEHRQLWRDWCTVYFPRRHMTLHLHRRGSEHSPFGFPVIGGCFSLSLQIQCRLSVGCVQCLVKTWDIATVCELYEIDKNKGKYAGNCYKALDRLFNNNLDVIDAGKVGKGHVNSLTDIMNELFLNLKTKKSVWEKDLQAVAKHFIAEASKLPRGKCIGPCGYQEGQYSCVTCKIDSCDFPLDCPVQSITAAEDASIKILCDVKFPLPQDKKILKVWKYAEKMKTQQVELFEELMEETDNVYFIPSASVSDEGTYQCEIFSNRISMVRVYYYLTVNSEHQLSFRNQVSCDWSLPEP; this is encoded by the exons ATGCTGAAGGAGCACAG GCAGCTGTGGCGCGATTGGTGCACGGTGTATTTTCCGAGAAG acacatGACTTTGCATTTGCACCGTCgagggagtgaacacagcccaTTTGGCTTCCCAGTCATTGGGGGTTGCTTCTCACTGTCCCTTCAAATTCAGTGCAG GCTGTCCGTGGGCTGCGTTCAATGCTTGGTAAAGACGTGGGACATTGCTACAGTGTGCGAGCTCTATGAAATTGACAAGAATAAGGGAAAATACGCTGGCAATTGCTACAAAGCTTTAGACCGCCTGTTCAACAACAATCTCGATGTGATCGACGCCGGCAAAGTCG GAAAAGGCCATGTGAACAGTTTGACGGACATCATGAACGAGCTCTTTCTTAATCTAAAGACGAAAA AGAGTGTTTGGGAAAAGGACCTGCAGGCagtggccaaacatttcatCGCTGAAGCCTCCAAATTGCCTCGAG gcaAATGCATCGGCCCATGCG GGTATCAAGAAGGCCAATACAGCTGTGTAACTTGCAAAATTGATTCCTGCGATTTTCCTCTTGACTGCCCGG ttcaaagcATAACAGCGGCAGAGGACGCGTCGATTAAAATATTGTGCGACGTGAAATTTCCATTACCCCAAGATAAGAAAATCTTGAAGGTCTGGAAATATGCAGAGAAA ATGAAAACTCAGCAGGTGGAGCTGTTTGAAGAATTGATGGAAGAAACGGACAACGTGTACTTCATCCCATCCGCCAGCGTGTCGGACGAGGGCACCTACCAGTGTGAGATCTTCTCCAATCGCATCTCCATGGTCAGAGTTTACTACTATCTCACAG TGAACAGTGAGCaccagctcagcttcagaaatcaggtgagctgtgattggtcgttgcctgagccctga
- the spaca6 gene encoding sperm acrosome membrane-associated protein 6 isoform X2 — protein MLKEHRQLWRDWCTVYFPRRHMTLHLHRRGSEHSPFGFPVIGGCFSLSLQIQCRLSVGCVQCLVKTWDIATVCELYEIDKNKGKYAGNCYKALDRLFNNNLDVIDAGKVGKGHVNSLTDIMNELFLNLKTKKSVWEKDLQAVAKHFIAEASKLPRGKCIGPCGYQEGQYSCVTCKIDSCDFPLDCPVQSITAAEDASIKILCDVKFPLPQDKKILKVWKYAEKMKTQQVELFEELMEETDNVYFIPSASVSDEGTYQCEIFSNRISMVRVYYYLTGGKLHVDYDGMHIHPTTPPLSRTLIAICFTSLLLLLILSLGVMIMWKRSGIERIRRNEEL, from the exons ATGCTGAAGGAGCACAG GCAGCTGTGGCGCGATTGGTGCACGGTGTATTTTCCGAGAAG acacatGACTTTGCATTTGCACCGTCgagggagtgaacacagcccaTTTGGCTTCCCAGTCATTGGGGGTTGCTTCTCACTGTCCCTTCAAATTCAGTGCAG GCTGTCCGTGGGCTGCGTTCAATGCTTGGTAAAGACGTGGGACATTGCTACAGTGTGCGAGCTCTATGAAATTGACAAGAATAAGGGAAAATACGCTGGCAATTGCTACAAAGCTTTAGACCGCCTGTTCAACAACAATCTCGATGTGATCGACGCCGGCAAAGTCG GAAAAGGCCATGTGAACAGTTTGACGGACATCATGAACGAGCTCTTTCTTAATCTAAAGACGAAAA AGAGTGTTTGGGAAAAGGACCTGCAGGCagtggccaaacatttcatCGCTGAAGCCTCCAAATTGCCTCGAG gcaAATGCATCGGCCCATGCG GGTATCAAGAAGGCCAATACAGCTGTGTAACTTGCAAAATTGATTCCTGCGATTTTCCTCTTGACTGCCCGG ttcaaagcATAACAGCGGCAGAGGACGCGTCGATTAAAATATTGTGCGACGTGAAATTTCCATTACCCCAAGATAAGAAAATCTTGAAGGTCTGGAAATATGCAGAGAAA ATGAAAACTCAGCAGGTGGAGCTGTTTGAAGAATTGATGGAAGAAACGGACAACGTGTACTTCATCCCATCCGCCAGCGTGTCGGACGAGGGCACCTACCAGTGTGAGATCTTCTCCAATCGCATCTCCATGGTCAGAGTTTACTACTATCTCACAG GAGGGAAGCTACACGTTGACTATGATGGGATGCACATACACCCCACTACGCCACCCCTATCACGCACGCTCATTGCCATCTGCTTTACATCTTTGCTGCTCCTCCTTATCCTCTCCTTGGG GGTGATGATTATGTGGAAAAGAAGTGGCATTGAACGCATCAGGCGAAATGAAGAACTGTGA